One genomic region from Candidatus Fermentibacter sp. encodes:
- a CDS encoding YaiI/YqxD family protein: protein MLDIYVDADACPVKQEIYAVAKRYGLEVTLVSNQWMRSPDSSWVKLVVVESGPDVSDDWIAEHAGEGDIVITGDIPLAWRCLHKGAKVLGNTGRPFTEDNIGDVLAVRDLLHDLREEGMITRGPAPFAKADRSRFLQELDKMIVQIRRTNESAPATR from the coding sequence TTGCTCGATATCTACGTCGATGCCGACGCCTGCCCGGTGAAGCAGGAGATCTACGCAGTCGCGAAGCGGTACGGCCTCGAGGTCACACTCGTGTCGAACCAGTGGATGCGCTCGCCCGACTCTTCATGGGTGAAGCTCGTCGTGGTCGAGAGCGGCCCGGACGTTTCGGACGACTGGATAGCGGAACACGCCGGGGAGGGCGACATCGTGATCACGGGCGACATCCCGCTGGCCTGGAGGTGCCTGCACAAGGGCGCGAAGGTGCTGGGGAACACGGGCCGCCCCTTCACCGAGGACAACATCGGCGACGTGCTCGCCGTACGCGACCTCCTGCACGACCTGAGGGAGGAGGGGATGATCACCCGGGGCCCGGCCCCGTTCGCGAAGGCCGACCGATCGCGCTTCCTGCAGGAGCTGGACAAGATGATCGTGCAGATCAGGCGGACGAACGAAAGCGCGCCCGCCACGAGATAG